A region from the Enterobacter roggenkampii genome encodes:
- the fhuA gene encoding ferrichrome porin FhuA, translating into MALSNTAQPINTSLRKIAVVVATAVAGMSAYTHAAETPKKEETITVTAAPAAQESAWGPAPTIAAKRTATATKTDTPIEKTPQSISVVTREEMDMKQPGTVKQALAYTPSVFATRGASTTYDVVSIRGFTTSSTVNTNQYLDGMKLQGDNYSEASMDPYFLERVELLRGPTSVLYGKSHPGGVVSMVSKRPTTEPLKEIQFKMGTDNLWQTGFDFSDAIDDDGVWSYRLTGLGRSENAQQEMVKSSRYAIAPAFSWRPDDKTDFTFLSNFQSDPDAGYYGWLPREGTVVPYYDANGKAHKLPTDFNEGEEDNKISRRQKMVGYSFSHQFDDTFTVRQNLRYTKINTLYRSVYGNGYIAPAQISRAYVRSDEDLNSFTVDTQLQSKFATGAVDHTLLTGVDYLRMRNDIDADYGTADPISMTKPAYGNPNVDVYYLYKVLNRQEQTGLYAQDQAEWDKWVLTMGGRYDFAKTSALTRTTGTTAEINDQAFTWRGGINYLFDNGITPYFSYSESFEPISGTTQGGKPFDPARGKQYEAGVKYVPKDLPVVVTAAVYQLTKNNNLTADPANPTSGFSVQGGEIRSRGFELEAKAAVSANVNVTASYSFTDAKYTHDTWYEGRRPAEVPRNMASLWADYTFHETALSGLTVGAGTRYIGNTVSYYSASSPKAYQSFNVAGYALADATVKYDLARFGLPGSSVGVNVNNIFDREYVSSCYSEYACYWGAGRQVVATATFRF; encoded by the coding sequence ATGGCGCTTTCCAATACTGCTCAGCCAATCAATACGTCGCTGCGTAAAATCGCGGTCGTCGTCGCCACAGCGGTTGCCGGCATGTCGGCTTATACACATGCTGCCGAAACCCCGAAAAAAGAAGAAACCATTACGGTAACCGCAGCACCTGCGGCACAGGAAAGTGCCTGGGGACCGGCACCCACGATTGCGGCTAAACGCACCGCCACCGCGACCAAGACCGATACCCCGATTGAGAAAACCCCGCAGTCTATTTCTGTCGTCACCCGTGAAGAGATGGACATGAAGCAGCCGGGGACGGTTAAACAGGCGCTGGCCTATACGCCGAGCGTGTTCGCAACACGCGGGGCGTCTACAACGTATGATGTTGTTTCTATTCGTGGGTTCACCACTTCCAGTACCGTGAATACTAACCAGTATCTGGACGGGATGAAGCTGCAGGGAGATAACTATTCTGAAGCGTCCATGGATCCGTATTTCCTTGAGCGCGTCGAGCTGCTGCGTGGCCCAACGTCCGTTCTGTACGGTAAAAGCCACCCGGGCGGCGTGGTCAGCATGGTCAGCAAGCGCCCAACCACCGAGCCACTGAAAGAAATTCAGTTCAAAATGGGTACCGATAACCTGTGGCAGACCGGGTTTGATTTCAGCGATGCGATTGATGATGACGGCGTGTGGTCATACCGTCTGACCGGACTGGGGCGCAGCGAAAATGCGCAGCAGGAGATGGTGAAATCTTCCCGCTACGCCATTGCACCTGCTTTCAGCTGGCGTCCTGACGATAAAACCGATTTTACTTTCCTGAGCAACTTCCAGAGCGATCCGGATGCAGGCTATTACGGCTGGCTGCCGCGGGAAGGTACCGTTGTGCCTTACTACGATGCCAACGGCAAAGCACACAAGCTGCCGACCGATTTCAACGAAGGTGAAGAAGATAACAAGATCTCCCGTCGTCAGAAAATGGTGGGTTACAGCTTCTCGCATCAGTTTGATGACACCTTTACCGTGCGTCAAAACCTGCGCTACACCAAAATCAATACGCTTTACCGTTCCGTCTACGGTAACGGCTATATTGCACCGGCTCAGATCAGCCGCGCGTATGTGCGCTCCGATGAGGACCTCAACTCGTTTACCGTTGATACTCAGCTTCAGTCCAAATTCGCGACGGGTGCAGTGGATCATACCCTGTTGACGGGCGTTGATTACCTCCGCATGCGTAATGATATTGATGCTGACTACGGCACGGCCGATCCCATCAGTATGACGAAGCCTGCGTACGGCAATCCAAATGTCGACGTTTACTACCTTTACAAAGTGCTCAACCGTCAGGAACAAACCGGCCTTTATGCGCAGGATCAGGCTGAATGGGATAAGTGGGTACTCACAATGGGTGGCCGCTATGACTTTGCGAAAACCTCAGCACTGACGCGTACAACCGGTACTACCGCGGAAATCAACGATCAGGCATTCACGTGGCGCGGCGGGATTAACTACCTGTTCGACAACGGCATCACGCCTTATTTCAGCTATAGCGAATCGTTCGAACCGATTTCAGGTACCACTCAGGGCGGCAAACCGTTCGATCCTGCACGCGGCAAGCAGTATGAAGCGGGCGTGAAGTACGTACCGAAAGATCTGCCTGTTGTGGTCACGGCTGCTGTTTATCAGTTAACCAAAAACAACAACCTGACGGCCGATCCGGCGAACCCGACCAGCGGCTTTAGCGTGCAGGGCGGTGAAATTCGCTCTCGCGGTTTCGAACTGGAAGCGAAAGCTGCCGTCTCTGCCAACGTGAACGTGACGGCTTCCTATAGCTTTACTGATGCCAAATACACCCACGATACCTGGTATGAAGGCCGTCGTCCGGCGGAAGTGCCGCGCAATATGGCGTCTCTGTGGGCAGATTACACCTTCCACGAGACGGCGTTGAGCGGTCTGACGGTAGGGGCTGGCACCCGTTACATCGGTAACACCGTGTCCTATTACTCTGCTTCGTCGCCAAAAGCCTACCAGTCGTTCAACGTCGCGGGCTATGCCCTGGCGGATGCCACCGTGAAATACGATCTGGCACGCTTTGGACTTCCCGGCTCTTCTGTCGGCGTCAACGTGAACAACATCTTCGATCGCGAATACGTCTCCAGCTGCTACAGCGAATATGCCTGCTACTGGGGAGCAGGACGTCAGGTTGTTGCTACCGCGACCTTCCGCTTCTAA
- the fhuC gene encoding Fe3+-hydroxamate ABC transporter ATP-binding protein FhuC: MQDNQTQPDTTFTLNHLSFRVPGRTLLHPLSLTFPAGKVTGLIGHNGSGKSTLLKMLGRHQPPSEGDILLDDQPLESWSSKAFARKVAYLPQQLPQAEGMTVRELVAIGRYPWHGALGRFGVADREKVEEAIALVGLKPLAHRLVDSLSGGERQRAWIAMLVAQDSRCLLLDEPTSALDIAHQVDVLALVHRLSQQRGLTVIAVLHDINMAARYCDYLVALRGGEMIAQGTPSELMRSETLEQIYGIPMGILPHPAGAAPVSFVY, encoded by the coding sequence ATGCAGGATAATCAAACGCAACCCGACACCACCTTTACGCTCAACCATCTCTCCTTTCGCGTACCCGGGCGCACCTTGCTGCATCCGCTCTCTTTGACGTTTCCCGCAGGTAAAGTCACTGGCCTGATTGGTCACAACGGTTCCGGTAAGTCCACGCTGCTCAAGATGCTGGGACGACATCAGCCGCCGTCAGAAGGCGACATCCTGCTGGATGACCAACCGCTGGAGAGCTGGAGCAGCAAAGCCTTTGCCCGCAAAGTGGCGTATCTGCCGCAGCAGCTGCCGCAGGCGGAGGGGATGACGGTGCGAGAGCTGGTGGCGATTGGGCGTTATCCGTGGCATGGCGCGCTTGGACGCTTTGGCGTGGCCGACAGAGAGAAAGTGGAAGAGGCGATTGCGCTGGTCGGGCTTAAGCCGCTGGCGCACCGTCTGGTGGATAGCCTGTCCGGCGGTGAACGGCAGCGCGCGTGGATTGCAATGCTGGTGGCCCAGGACAGCCGCTGCCTGCTCCTCGACGAACCCACCTCAGCACTTGATATCGCCCATCAGGTCGATGTTCTGGCGCTGGTGCACCGCTTGAGCCAGCAGCGCGGTCTGACGGTGATTGCGGTGCTGCATGATATCAACATGGCGGCACGCTACTGTGATTACCTTGTTGCGCTGCGCGGCGGCGAAATGATTGCGCAGGGAACGCCGTCCGAGCTGATGCGCAGCGAGACGCTGGAACAGATTTATGGTATTCCGATGGGTATTCTGCCTCACCCGGCCGGGGCTGCACCGGTGAGCTTCGTGTACTGA
- the fhuD gene encoding Fe(3+)-hydroxamate ABC transporter substrate-binding protein FhuD, whose protein sequence is MLDNMRISRRRLLTAMALSPLLLKMNTARAAAVDPHRIVALEWLPVELMMALGVTPYGVADIPNYNLWVNEPKLPDSVIDVGLRTEPNLELLTQMKPSFLFWSAGYGPSEEVMARIAPGRGFAFSDGKKPLAVAKNSIGEMAHFLNREAEAKRHLAEFDALIDSLKPRFAHRGDRPLLMVTLLDARHMLVFGKNCLFQEVLDSFGIRNAWEGEMTFWGSTAVGIDRLAAFRDVDVLCFDHGNERDMQTLMATPLWQAMPFVRERRFQRAPAVWFYGATLSAMHFARVLDNALGGKA, encoded by the coding sequence ATGCTGGACAACATGCGCATTAGCCGCCGTCGCCTGCTGACGGCGATGGCCCTCTCACCGCTGCTGTTAAAAATGAATACGGCGCGTGCCGCCGCCGTCGATCCGCACCGCATAGTGGCGCTGGAGTGGTTGCCGGTCGAGCTGATGATGGCGCTCGGCGTTACGCCCTACGGCGTCGCGGACATTCCCAACTATAACCTCTGGGTGAACGAGCCGAAGCTGCCGGATTCGGTGATCGACGTCGGCCTGCGTACGGAGCCAAACCTCGAGCTGCTCACCCAGATGAAACCGTCGTTCCTCTTCTGGTCCGCGGGCTACGGTCCGTCAGAAGAGGTGATGGCGCGCATTGCGCCCGGGCGCGGATTCGCTTTCAGCGACGGTAAAAAACCGCTGGCCGTAGCGAAAAATTCGATTGGCGAGATGGCGCATTTCCTTAACCGGGAAGCGGAGGCCAAACGGCATCTCGCCGAATTTGATGCCCTGATCGACTCCCTCAAGCCGCGTTTTGCTCACCGGGGCGATCGTCCGCTGCTGATGGTGACGCTGCTGGATGCCCGCCATATGCTGGTCTTTGGTAAAAACTGCCTGTTCCAGGAGGTGCTGGACAGCTTCGGCATTCGCAACGCCTGGGAAGGGGAGATGACGTTCTGGGGCAGTACCGCTGTGGGTATCGATCGCCTCGCGGCGTTTCGCGATGTGGATGTGCTGTGCTTCGATCACGGCAACGAGCGCGACATGCAAACCCTGATGGCGACTCCGCTCTGGCAGGCGATGCCGTTTGTGCGCGAGCGGCGCTTCCAGCGCGCTCCGGCGGTCTGGTTCTACGGCGCGACGCTGTCGGCGATGCATTTTGCCCGCGTGCTGGATAACGCCCTGGGAGGTAAAGCATGA
- the fhuB gene encoding Fe(3+)-hydroxamate ABC transporter permease FhuB, with the protein MSTRIARFPALLLMLIFLAALALTGFNLSAALPRAQWGAALASPDIDNIQQMLFHYSLLPRLAISLLVGAGLGLVGVLFQQVLRNPLAEPTTLGVATGAQLGITITTLWALPGALTSQFAALAGACVVGALVFGVAWGKRLSPVTLILAGLVVSLYCGAINQLLVLFHHDRLQSMFLWSTGTLTQTDWSVVLRLWPQLAGGVVLTLLLLRPLTLMGLDDGVARNLGLALSLARLAALTLAIVLSALLVNAVGIIGFIGLFAPLLAKMLGARRLLARLLLASLIGALILWLSDQLILWLARVWREVSTGSVTALIGAPLLLWLLPRLRSMSAPAMDAGDKVHAERQSVLWFSLAGLAVLIIASFAALSFGRDAAGWHWATGDLLNDLLQWRWPRIFAALIAGVMLAVAGCIIQRLTGNPMASPEVLGISSGAAFGVVLMLFFVPGNAFGWLMPAGSLGAAVTLLIILIAAGRGGFSPHRMLLAGMALSTAFTMLLMMLQASGDPRMAKILTWISGSTYGATGSQAIGSGLVMVVLLAMVPLCRRWLTILPLGGETARAVGMALTPARVALLLLAACLTATATMTIGPLSFVGLMAPHIARMMGFRRTMPHIVMSALTGGVMLVFADWCGRMVLFPYQIPAGLLSTFIGAPYFIYLLRKQSR; encoded by the coding sequence ATGAGTACGCGTATTGCCCGTTTCCCGGCGCTTCTGCTGATGCTGATTTTTCTTGCCGCGCTGGCGTTAACCGGGTTCAACCTCTCTGCCGCGTTACCGCGCGCGCAATGGGGAGCCGCGCTGGCCTCGCCGGATATCGACAATATTCAGCAGATGCTGTTCCACTACAGCCTGCTGCCGCGTCTGGCAATCTCCCTTTTAGTCGGTGCCGGTTTAGGGCTGGTGGGCGTGCTGTTCCAGCAGGTGTTACGTAACCCGCTGGCGGAGCCAACCACGCTCGGCGTCGCGACCGGCGCACAGCTTGGGATCACTATCACCACGCTGTGGGCGCTGCCGGGAGCGTTAACCTCGCAGTTTGCGGCACTCGCGGGGGCGTGCGTGGTGGGCGCGCTGGTCTTTGGCGTGGCCTGGGGTAAACGCCTCTCACCGGTCACGCTTATCCTGGCCGGGCTGGTGGTGAGCCTCTACTGTGGCGCGATTAACCAGCTGCTGGTGCTTTTCCACCACGATCGGCTGCAAAGCATGTTCCTGTGGAGTACCGGCACGCTCACCCAGACCGACTGGAGCGTTGTGCTGCGCCTGTGGCCGCAGCTGGCTGGCGGTGTCGTGCTGACGCTGCTGCTCCTGCGCCCTCTTACGCTGATGGGACTGGATGATGGCGTGGCGCGTAACCTGGGGCTGGCGCTGTCGCTGGCTCGACTGGCGGCGCTGACGCTGGCGATTGTATTGAGCGCCCTGCTGGTGAATGCGGTTGGCATCATCGGGTTTATCGGCCTGTTTGCGCCGCTGCTGGCGAAAATGCTTGGGGCGCGTCGTTTGCTGGCGCGTCTGCTGCTGGCCTCGCTGATTGGGGCGCTGATCCTCTGGCTTTCCGATCAGCTTATTCTCTGGCTGGCGCGGGTGTGGCGGGAAGTCTCTACCGGCTCGGTCACGGCGCTTATCGGTGCGCCGCTGCTGCTTTGGCTGCTGCCGCGTCTGCGCAGCATGAGCGCGCCGGCGATGGATGCGGGCGATAAAGTCCATGCTGAACGTCAGTCGGTACTGTGGTTTAGCCTTGCCGGGCTGGCGGTGCTGATTATCGCCTCGTTCGCGGCGCTCTCATTCGGTCGCGATGCCGCGGGCTGGCACTGGGCAACGGGCGATTTACTCAACGACCTGCTGCAGTGGCGCTGGCCGCGTATCTTTGCTGCGCTGATTGCAGGGGTAATGCTGGCGGTGGCGGGGTGCATTATTCAGCGTCTGACCGGCAACCCGATGGCGAGCCCGGAAGTGCTTGGGATCAGCTCTGGCGCCGCCTTTGGCGTGGTGCTGATGCTGTTCTTTGTGCCGGGCAATGCGTTTGGCTGGCTGATGCCTGCCGGCAGTCTCGGTGCGGCCGTTACGCTGCTGATTATCCTGATTGCCGCCGGTCGCGGCGGGTTTTCACCGCACCGCATGCTGCTGGCGGGGATGGCGCTCAGCACCGCGTTCACCATGCTGCTGATGATGCTGCAGGCAAGCGGCGACCCGCGTATGGCGAAGATCCTGACCTGGATATCCGGCTCAACGTACGGCGCGACCGGCAGCCAGGCGATCGGGTCCGGGCTCGTGATGGTCGTGCTGCTGGCGATGGTGCCGCTGTGCCGACGCTGGCTGACTATTCTGCCGCTCGGCGGTGAAACCGCACGTGCGGTGGGCATGGCGCTGACGCCAGCGCGTGTAGCGCTGCTGCTGCTCGCCGCGTGCCTGACGGCGACGGCCACCATGACGATTGGCCCGCTGAGTTTTGTGGGGTTAATGGCGCCGCATATCGCCAGAATGATGGGGTTCCGCCGGACGATGCCGCATATTGTCATGTCGGCCCTCACGGGCGGCGTGATGCTGGTGTTTGCAGACTGGTGCGGAAGAATGGTGCTGTTCCCGTATCAGATCCCGGCGGGGCTGCTGTCGACCTTTATTGGTGCGCCGTATTTTATTTATCTGTTGAGAAAGCAGAGTCGGTAG
- the hemL gene encoding glutamate-1-semialdehyde 2,1-aminomutase, producing MSKSENLYSAARELIPGGVNSPVRAFTGVGGTPLFIERADGAYLYDVDGKAYIDYVGSWGPMVLGHNHPAIRNAVIEAAQRGLSFGAPTEMEVKMAELVTELVPTMDMVRMVNSGTEATMSAIRLARGFTGRDKIIKFEGCYHGHADCLLVKAGSGALTLGQPNSPGVPADFAKHTLTCTYNDLNTVRAAFEQYPQEIACIIVEPVAGNMNCIPPQPDFLPGLRALCDEFGALLIIDEVMTGFRVALAGAQSYYGVEPDLTCLGKIIGGGMPVGAFGGRKDVMEALAPTGPVYQAGTLSGNPIAMAAGFACLTEVAQPGIHETLTDRTTQLANGLLEAAEEAGIPLVVNHVGGMFGIFFTEAKTVTRYQDVVKCDVERFKRFFHLMLEEGVYLAPSAFEAGFMSVAHSEEDINNTIDAARKVFAKL from the coding sequence ATGAGCAAGTCTGAAAACCTCTACAGTGCAGCCCGCGAGCTTATTCCGGGTGGCGTGAACTCACCTGTGCGCGCCTTTACCGGCGTGGGCGGCACGCCGCTGTTTATCGAACGTGCTGACGGCGCGTATCTGTATGATGTCGATGGCAAAGCCTATATCGATTACGTCGGCTCCTGGGGCCCGATGGTGCTGGGGCACAACCACCCGGCCATTCGTAACGCGGTAATTGAAGCCGCCCAGCGCGGCCTGAGCTTCGGTGCGCCTACCGAAATGGAAGTGAAGATGGCGGAACTGGTCACCGAGCTGGTCCCGACCATGGACATGGTGCGCATGGTGAACTCCGGTACCGAAGCCACCATGAGCGCCATCCGCCTGGCGCGCGGTTTTACCGGCCGCGATAAAATCATCAAGTTCGAAGGCTGCTACCACGGCCACGCGGACTGCCTGCTGGTGAAAGCGGGTTCCGGCGCGCTGACGCTCGGCCAGCCAAACTCGCCTGGCGTACCTGCGGATTTCGCGAAGCATACCCTGACCTGCACCTATAACGATCTGAACACCGTTCGCGCAGCGTTCGAGCAGTATCCGCAGGAGATCGCCTGCATCATCGTTGAGCCAGTTGCGGGCAACATGAACTGTATCCCACCGCAGCCTGACTTCCTGCCGGGCCTGCGCGCCCTGTGCGATGAGTTCGGCGCGCTGCTGATCATCGACGAAGTGATGACCGGCTTCCGCGTGGCGCTGGCGGGCGCCCAGTCTTATTACGGCGTGGAGCCGGACCTCACCTGTCTGGGTAAAATCATCGGCGGCGGCATGCCTGTCGGCGCGTTCGGTGGACGTAAGGACGTCATGGAAGCGCTGGCACCAACCGGCCCGGTTTACCAGGCGGGCACGCTCTCCGGTAACCCTATCGCCATGGCGGCGGGTTTTGCCTGCCTGACCGAAGTGGCTCAGCCAGGTATTCACGAAACCCTGACCGACCGGACCACGCAGTTGGCAAACGGCCTGCTGGAAGCGGCAGAAGAGGCCGGTATTCCGCTGGTAGTTAACCACGTAGGCGGAATGTTCGGGATTTTCTTCACCGAGGCGAAAACCGTGACCCGCTATCAGGACGTGGTGAAGTGCGACGTTGAACGCTTCAAGCGCTTCTTCCACCTGATGCTGGAAGAAGGCGTCTACCTGGCACCGTCCGCATTCGAGGCGGGCTTTATGTCCGTGGCGCACAGCGAAGAAGATATCAATAACACCATTGACGCGGCGCGTAAGGTGTTTGCCAAGCTCTAA
- the clcA gene encoding H(+)/Cl(-) exchange transporter ClcA, producing MKSDSPSFEEQQFTRAQHRISIRRLLNRDKTPLAILLAAAVVGTLAGLVGVAFEKAVNAVLNWRVGTVAGFADSRWLVWVAAFGLSALFAMVGYFLVRKFAPEAGGSGIPEIEGALEELRPVRWWRVIPVKFIGGMGTLGAGMVLGREGPTVQLGGNVGRMVGDLFRMRSAEARHTLLATGAAAGLSAAFNAPLAGILFIIEEMRAQFRYNLISIKAVFTGVIMSSIVFRLFNGEGAVIEVGKLTNAPVNTLWLYLILGMIFGVVGPLFNTFILRAQDMFQRIHGGNTTKWVLMGGLLGGICGVLGFIEPNAAGGGFGLIPIAAAGNFSVGLLLFMFISRVITTVLCFSSGAPGGIFAPMLALGTLLGTAFGMAAEAGFPAYHLDAGTFAVAGMGALLAASLRAPLTGIVLVLEMTDNYQLILPMIITCLGATLLAQFLGGKPLYSTILARTLAKQEAERAAAQNT from the coding sequence ATGAAATCAGATTCTCCGTCTTTTGAAGAACAACAGTTTACGCGCGCCCAGCATCGAATCAGTATTCGACGGCTGCTCAATCGCGATAAAACGCCGCTGGCGATCCTGCTGGCCGCTGCCGTGGTGGGAACACTCGCCGGTCTGGTGGGCGTGGCGTTTGAAAAAGCGGTTAATGCCGTGCTCAACTGGCGAGTGGGAACCGTGGCCGGTTTCGCCGACAGCCGATGGCTGGTCTGGGTTGCGGCGTTCGGGCTGTCGGCGCTGTTTGCCATGGTGGGGTATTTTCTGGTGCGTAAATTTGCGCCGGAGGCGGGCGGGTCCGGCATCCCGGAAATTGAAGGGGCGCTGGAGGAGCTGCGTCCTGTGCGCTGGTGGCGAGTCATTCCGGTGAAATTTATCGGCGGCATGGGTACGCTGGGCGCGGGGATGGTTCTTGGCCGGGAAGGACCCACGGTTCAGCTGGGCGGGAACGTCGGCCGCATGGTGGGCGATCTGTTTCGGATGCGCAGCGCCGAAGCGCGCCATACGCTGCTGGCAACCGGTGCGGCGGCGGGGCTGTCGGCGGCCTTTAACGCGCCGCTGGCGGGCATTTTGTTTATCATCGAAGAGATGCGCGCGCAGTTTCGCTACAACCTGATCTCCATTAAAGCGGTGTTTACCGGCGTCATTATGTCGAGCATTGTGTTTCGCCTCTTTAATGGCGAAGGGGCGGTCATTGAGGTGGGTAAACTGACCAACGCGCCGGTTAACACCCTGTGGCTTTACCTGATCCTCGGCATGATTTTTGGCGTGGTGGGACCGCTGTTTAACACCTTTATCCTGCGCGCTCAGGATATGTTCCAACGTATTCACGGTGGGAATACGACTAAATGGGTGCTGATGGGCGGCCTGCTTGGCGGAATCTGTGGCGTGCTCGGGTTTATCGAGCCAAATGCCGCGGGCGGCGGCTTCGGGCTGATCCCCATTGCGGCGGCGGGGAACTTCAGCGTGGGTCTGCTGCTGTTTATGTTTATCTCCCGCGTCATCACCACGGTATTGTGTTTTTCCTCCGGCGCGCCCGGCGGGATATTCGCCCCGATGCTGGCGCTGGGAACCTTGTTGGGCACCGCGTTTGGTATGGCGGCTGAAGCGGGCTTTCCCGCCTATCACCTTGATGCAGGGACCTTTGCGGTAGCCGGAATGGGGGCGCTGCTGGCCGCCTCCCTGCGCGCGCCGTTGACCGGGATCGTGCTGGTGCTGGAGATGACGGACAATTACCAGCTCATTTTGCCAATGATCATTACCTGTCTCGGGGCGACACTATTAGCCCAGTTCCTGGGTGGAAAACCGCTATACTCCACCATCCTCGCGCGTACCCTGGCAAAACAAGAGGCGGAGCGGGCCGCCGCGCAGAATACTTGA
- the erpA gene encoding iron-sulfur cluster insertion protein ErpA: protein MSDDVAVPLEFTEAAANKVKTLIADEDNPDLKLRVYITGGGCSGFQYGFTFDDQVNDGDMTIEKQGVALVVDPMSLQYLVGGSVDYTEGLEGSRFVVTNPNATSTCGCGSSFSI from the coding sequence ATGAGTGATGACGTAGCTGTGCCGCTGGAATTTACCGAAGCAGCAGCCAACAAAGTGAAAACCCTGATTGCCGACGAAGACAATCCGGATCTGAAACTGCGTGTCTATATTACCGGTGGCGGCTGCAGCGGCTTCCAGTACGGTTTTACTTTTGACGATCAGGTTAACGATGGCGATATGACCATTGAGAAACAGGGCGTCGCGCTGGTGGTTGACCCGATGAGCCTGCAGTATCTGGTAGGTGGTTCGGTCGACTACACCGAAGGTCTGGAAGGTTCACGCTTTGTGGTGACCAACCCGAATGCAACAAGCACCTGCGGGTGTGGGTCTTCGTTCAGCATTTAA
- a CDS encoding TRIC cation channel family protein, whose protein sequence is MLVYWLDILGTAVFAISGVLLAGKLRMDPFGVLVLGVVTAVGGGTIRDMALANGPVFWVKDPTDLVVAMVTCLLTIVLVRQPRRLPKWILPVLDAVGLAVFVGIGVNKAFNAGTGPMVAICMGVLTGVGGGIIRDILAREVPMILRTEIYATACIAGGIVHATAYYTFAIPLENAAMLGMIVTLAIRLAAIRWHLKLPTFALDETSR, encoded by the coding sequence ATGCTCGTTTATTGGCTGGATATTCTTGGCACAGCCGTTTTTGCTATCTCCGGCGTCCTGCTCGCCGGAAAACTACGCATGGATCCGTTTGGCGTGCTGGTGCTGGGCGTGGTGACCGCCGTGGGCGGCGGGACAATCCGCGATATGGCGCTGGCCAATGGCCCGGTGTTTTGGGTGAAAGATCCGACCGACCTGGTGGTCGCGATGGTCACCTGTTTATTAACCATTGTGCTGGTTCGCCAGCCCCGCCGATTACCAAAATGGATATTGCCGGTACTGGATGCCGTCGGTCTGGCCGTGTTTGTCGGTATTGGTGTCAATAAGGCGTTTAATGCGGGCACCGGTCCGATGGTGGCGATCTGCATGGGCGTGTTAACCGGCGTGGGCGGCGGGATCATTCGCGACATTCTGGCACGTGAGGTGCCGATGATCCTGCGTACTGAAATTTACGCAACGGCCTGTATTGCGGGCGGCATTGTCCACGCGACCGCGTATTACACCTTTGCCATTCCGCTGGAAAACGCCGCGATGCTGGGGATGATCGTGACGCTGGCGATACGTTTAGCGGCGATACGCTGGCACCTGAAGCTGCCGACGTTTGCGCTGGATGAAACTTCAAGATAG
- the btuF gene encoding vitamin B12 ABC transporter substrate-binding protein BtuF, translating to MAKHPLRALAALLLLAPAWLFAAPRVITLSPANTELAFAAGITPVGVSSFSDYPPQAAGIEQVATWQGMNLERIVALKPDLVLAWRGGNAERQVNQLTSLGIKVMWIDAVSIEQVAQALQALAPYSPTPKKAEAAAKQMLSDYAALKSRYDTPVKKRIFLQFGSQPLFTTGKGSIQNQVLEVCGGENIFAASRVPWPQVSREQVLARQPQAIVVVGNASEIPKIEQFWQKQLKIPVIPLNSDWFERASPRIILAAKQLCAALAESH from the coding sequence GTGGCTAAACATCCCCTCAGGGCGCTGGCCGCCCTGCTTCTGCTCGCACCGGCGTGGCTTTTTGCCGCGCCGCGTGTGATTACCCTCTCTCCCGCCAATACCGAACTGGCGTTTGCCGCCGGGATCACGCCCGTTGGCGTGAGCAGCTTTTCGGATTATCCCCCACAGGCTGCGGGCATTGAACAGGTGGCAACCTGGCAAGGGATGAACCTTGAGCGCATCGTGGCGCTGAAACCGGATCTCGTGCTGGCCTGGCGCGGCGGAAACGCCGAGCGGCAGGTCAACCAGCTTACCTCCCTTGGCATCAAGGTCATGTGGATTGATGCCGTCAGCATTGAGCAGGTCGCTCAGGCGCTACAGGCCCTGGCACCCTATAGCCCTACGCCCAAAAAAGCCGAGGCTGCAGCGAAACAGATGCTCAGCGACTATGCCGCGCTGAAATCCCGATACGATACCCCTGTTAAAAAGCGCATCTTCCTGCAGTTTGGCAGCCAGCCGCTGTTCACCACCGGTAAAGGGTCGATTCAGAATCAGGTACTGGAAGTCTGTGGCGGTGAAAACATCTTTGCAGCCAGCCGGGTACCGTGGCCTCAGGTAAGCCGTGAGCAGGTTCTGGCGCGCCAGCCACAGGCCATCGTGGTGGTCGGAAATGCGAGCGAAATTCCCAAAATCGAGCAATTCTGGCAAAAGCAGCTAAAAATACCGGTAATACCCCTCAACAGCGACTGGTTTGAACGCGCCAGCCCGCGTATTATCCTCGCCGCAAAACAGCTCTGTGCCGCGCTGGCAGAGAGTCACTAA